From Paenibacillus sp. GP183, one genomic window encodes:
- a CDS encoding MFS transporter: MPDLARTSLINWRQFKREPVPEEKKLSRDAVISLIIHSMFQFGASMSGVFLNLYLWRLTHSLTINGTYNIILYLTVPVAFAVGGWLIKKKDRMVACRLGIGLTSIFYLIVILVQGTLVEYYVWFAIFQGIAQAFYWVGYLTLMYDVSNEQNRIRYLAYNMIFFTAATLAGPALAGFIIKLQEGLQGYTIVFGIAFLMFFLATLVSFKIKKAGGRHKPYYLKFTGILMKKNRVWRNSLLGFFVLGLLQGIMLFLPNILLFQVMPREDIVGYLGAIYSSLSILTGMFISRYARSDRVRLYLLISSIGLVIGVTFLLGSLTLFTVISFMVLYSIFAPLQGNSMTSNYYGLIAKLPLKGELKVEGVVVREMFINPGRVISILVLVVFSGDFHGSSIPWILFGATLTQFFIIWLMESE, from the coding sequence ATGCCGGACTTGGCTCGAACCAGCCTTATCAATTGGAGGCAATTTAAACGGGAGCCAGTTCCAGAGGAGAAAAAGCTCTCCCGCGACGCTGTGATCTCCTTGATCATCCACTCCATGTTTCAATTTGGAGCTTCCATGTCTGGTGTTTTTTTAAATTTATATTTATGGCGTTTAACCCACAGTCTGACCATTAACGGTACTTATAATATCATTCTTTATCTCACGGTTCCGGTTGCTTTTGCGGTTGGGGGCTGGCTGATCAAGAAGAAGGACCGCATGGTCGCTTGCCGATTGGGCATCGGCCTTACATCCATTTTTTATTTAATCGTTATCCTTGTTCAAGGAACCTTGGTAGAGTATTATGTTTGGTTCGCCATATTTCAAGGGATTGCCCAAGCATTCTATTGGGTTGGCTATTTGACTTTAATGTATGATGTGTCCAATGAACAAAACCGCATCCGTTATTTAGCGTATAATATGATCTTTTTTACAGCAGCTACCTTGGCCGGTCCTGCCTTGGCAGGTTTTATTATTAAGCTTCAGGAAGGCCTGCAGGGATATACGATTGTTTTTGGAATTGCTTTTCTGATGTTTTTCTTGGCGACGCTGGTCAGCTTCAAAATTAAGAAAGCCGGAGGCCGACACAAGCCTTACTATTTGAAATTTACCGGAATTTTGATGAAAAAGAATAGAGTATGGCGTAATTCCTTACTTGGCTTTTTTGTTCTGGGTTTGCTTCAGGGCATTATGCTGTTTCTTCCAAACATTTTACTGTTTCAAGTGATGCCGCGGGAGGACATCGTTGGGTATCTGGGAGCCATTTATTCCAGCTTGAGCATCCTCACAGGCATGTTCATTTCCAGATATGCAAGATCAGATCGTGTGCGATTGTATTTGCTCATTTCGAGCATAGGACTAGTCATCGGAGTTACTTTTTTATTAGGCAGCCTTACTTTGTTTACCGTCATCTCGTTCATGGTTTTATACTCGATCTTCGCGCCGCTGCAGGGTAATTCCATGACCAGCAACTATTACGGATTGATAGCCAAGCTTCCTCTAAAAGGGGAATTGAAAGTGGAAGGCGTCGTCGTTAGAGAAATGTTCATCAATCCGGGAAGGGTCATTTCCATCCTGGTGCTGGTTGTTTTTTCCGGAGATTTTCATGGCAGCTCCATTCCCTGGATTTTGTTCGGAGCAACACTGACCCAGTTTTTCATCATTTGGCTGATGGAGAGTGAATAA
- a CDS encoding response regulator transcription factor: protein MKKKILVVDDEPSISMLIEFNLKLAGYEVHCVYDGEAVFEAIQSFRPDLIILDLMLPKMDGFQVCRKLRSQNNLVPIIMLTAMQDLSDKIAGLDNGADDYMTKPFSPQELISRIQAIIRRIQTLPSSSEINPIHIGQISVQPDQREVSMNGDPIELTPKEFELLLFLCKHRGKVLSRQQLLHGVWDYHFLGDTRIVDVHISHLRDKIENNARNPEYIVTIRNVGYKLTEPVAKESYA from the coding sequence ATGAAGAAGAAAATTTTAGTCGTAGATGATGAACCTTCAATCTCCATGCTGATCGAGTTTAATTTAAAGCTTGCCGGCTACGAGGTGCATTGCGTATATGATGGAGAGGCCGTATTTGAAGCTATCCAATCATTTCGGCCCGATTTGATTATTCTCGATTTGATGCTGCCCAAAATGGATGGTTTCCAGGTTTGTCGGAAGCTGCGCTCACAGAACAATTTGGTGCCCATTATCATGCTGACCGCCATGCAAGATCTCTCTGACAAAATCGCGGGCCTGGATAACGGCGCCGATGATTATATGACCAAGCCCTTCAGCCCTCAAGAGCTGATTTCCCGGATTCAAGCCATTATACGAAGAATTCAAACATTGCCATCCTCCAGTGAAATTAACCCGATCCACATTGGCCAAATCTCGGTACAACCCGATCAGCGCGAGGTTTCCATGAATGGGGACCCGATCGAGCTGACGCCTAAGGAATTTGAGCTTTTGCTCTTCTTGTGCAAGCATCGCGGCAAAGTGCTAAGCCGACAACAGCTGCTGCACGGGGTGTGGGATTATCATTTCCTCGGTGACACGCGAATCGTCGATGTGCACATTTCTCATTTGCGCGACAAAATCGAGAACAACGCACGCAATCCTGAATATATAGTTACTATTCGGAACGTTGGCTACAAACTGACTGAACCTGTAGCGAAAGAATCCTATGCTTGA
- a CDS encoding mismatch-specific DNA-glycosylase, with amino-acid sequence MGPITDHLSKDLLILFIGYNPSIRSWETGHHYANPTNRFWKAIYLAGLTPRLYRPEEDSEVLRLGYGFTNIVARPTIAADEISKEEYRAGRVELRHKIEQYRPKVACFVGKGVYEQYSGKRKIGWGQQLDPVTPGVVEFVCPSTSGLVRMKLDEMVGIFSGLTAFIVK; translated from the coding sequence ATGGGACCGATAACGGATCATTTGAGCAAGGATTTGCTGATTTTGTTCATTGGGTATAATCCAAGTATCCGTTCCTGGGAGACTGGCCATCATTATGCGAATCCGACCAATCGGTTTTGGAAAGCCATTTATCTGGCTGGATTAACCCCTAGATTGTATCGACCTGAGGAGGACAGTGAAGTGCTGAGGCTGGGGTATGGCTTTACGAATATTGTTGCCAGACCGACTATTGCAGCAGATGAGATTTCGAAGGAAGAATATAGGGCAGGACGGGTAGAGCTCCGGCATAAAATAGAGCAGTATCGGCCGAAAGTGGCTTGTTTTGTGGGGAAGGGTGTTTATGAGCAATATAGCGGTAAACGCAAGATCGGATGGGGACAGCAGCTCGATCCTGTAACCCCGGGTGTTGTAGAATTCGTATGTCCTTCTACCAGCGGGCTAGTTCGCATGAAGCTGGATGAGATGGTAGGGATCTTTAGCGGGTTGACGGCTTTTATAGTGAAGTGA
- the serC gene encoding 3-phosphoserine/phosphohydroxythreonine transaminase, whose protein sequence is MGNRAYNFNAGPAALPLEVLQKAQEELVEYQGIGMSLMEISHRSTHYERVNDETQQLLKELFGIPDGYQVLFLQGGASTQFAMIPMNFLRAGKSASYVLTGAWAEKAVKEAQLFGETIIAASSEADKFMKIPDLRDIKIDPHAAYLHLTSNETIEGAQFQSFPDTGNVPLIADMSSDILSRPVDVSQFSMIYAGAQKNLGPSGVTVVILKDDMLQDLPKNIPTMLRYDIHAKNNSLYNTPPAYSVYMVNLVLKWIKEQGGLTVLEQINRKKTALIYNAIDQSGGFYRGPVDQGSRSMMNITFRLQDEELEKKFVKESEQNGFVGLKGHRSVGGLRASTYNAVPYESCKALADFMVDFQHRNS, encoded by the coding sequence ATGGGAAATCGGGCGTACAATTTTAATGCAGGACCTGCGGCGCTGCCGCTTGAGGTATTGCAGAAAGCGCAAGAGGAGCTAGTGGAATATCAAGGAATTGGCATGTCGCTGATGGAAATTTCACACCGCAGTACTCATTATGAAAGGGTGAATGATGAGACCCAGCAGCTGCTGAAAGAATTGTTTGGCATTCCGGACGGGTATCAAGTGCTGTTCCTGCAGGGCGGAGCCAGCACGCAATTTGCCATGATACCGATGAACTTTCTTCGTGCAGGAAAATCGGCAAGCTATGTGCTTACTGGAGCATGGGCCGAAAAGGCAGTCAAAGAAGCTCAATTATTCGGGGAAACCATCATTGCGGCAAGCTCGGAAGCAGATAAATTTATGAAAATCCCTGATCTTCGCGATATTAAGATTGATCCCCATGCAGCCTATTTACATCTTACTTCTAATGAAACAATTGAGGGAGCGCAGTTTCAAAGCTTCCCGGACACCGGAAACGTCCCATTGATTGCGGATATGTCCAGTGATATCCTGAGCCGTCCGGTCGATGTCTCCCAATTTTCCATGATTTACGCTGGAGCGCAAAAGAATCTGGGACCTTCCGGGGTAACGGTTGTCATTCTCAAAGACGACATGCTGCAGGATCTGCCGAAGAATATCCCTACCATGCTGCGCTATGACATACATGCAAAGAACAATTCCCTGTATAATACACCTCCCGCGTATTCCGTTTACATGGTGAATCTGGTGTTAAAATGGATCAAAGAGCAGGGCGGTCTAACCGTACTTGAGCAAATAAACCGTAAGAAAACAGCTCTCATCTATAACGCAATCGATCAAAGCGGCGGTTTCTACCGTGGTCCTGTCGATCAGGGAAGCCGTTCGATGATGAATATTACTTTCCGTTTGCAGGATGAGGAGCTGGAGAAGAAATTTGTAAAGGAATCGGAACAAAACGGTTTCGTTGGTCTGAAAGGCCATCGCAGCGTAGGCGGATTAAGAGCCTCCACCTACAATGCGGTACCTTACGAATCCTGTAAGGCCCTTGCCGACTTTATGGTAGATTTCCAGCATCGTAACAGCTGA
- a CDS encoding phosphodiester glycosidase family protein, which produces MITVRQVNRLLLLACAPFFGAMIWLLSIHVSIQIPQLVTEKNETFSIHSEALSINQRLDQAKANAVLTKSTIEQYFKLYEQSAGTVAALLKNASAQASIPNMIYDGRISAKLGTPSRQAVSGNIDAKLYTINEANYSGYALKVNLKSDKAVKLVLGKDKYGGSETTYDAVRRYGAIAGVNAGGFADDSRGNRFPQDTTVINGKYVSGFFPSNNDTVFIGLSKDRKLIGGKFNQQSELDKLGPLMGSTFVPTLLKNGNKQIIPVRWQTSPGRASRTIVGSYKNDQLLFLVTDGYDESGNSGATLAELQDKLLQLGVKDAYNLDGGGSSTLVFDGNVINHPSDGRLRPLATHFLFFK; this is translated from the coding sequence ATGATTACAGTCAGGCAAGTGAACCGCTTGCTCCTGCTCGCATGTGCCCCTTTTTTTGGCGCGATGATTTGGCTGTTGTCGATACATGTCAGTATTCAGATTCCTCAACTGGTTACTGAGAAGAATGAGACTTTCTCTATTCATAGTGAGGCGCTTAGTATAAACCAGAGGCTGGATCAAGCGAAGGCAAATGCGGTACTAACCAAATCGACGATCGAGCAGTATTTTAAGCTTTATGAACAAAGCGCCGGGACTGTCGCTGCTCTTCTGAAAAATGCGTCTGCTCAGGCTTCAATCCCGAATATGATCTACGATGGGCGTATTTCGGCTAAGCTGGGCACCCCCTCCAGGCAAGCGGTGTCAGGTAACATCGATGCCAAGCTGTATACGATCAATGAAGCCAACTACTCGGGATATGCCCTCAAGGTTAATCTCAAATCCGATAAAGCCGTCAAGCTGGTGCTCGGTAAGGATAAATATGGGGGGAGTGAAACAACATATGATGCTGTGAGGCGTTATGGCGCAATCGCCGGGGTGAATGCAGGAGGTTTTGCCGATGACAGCCGCGGCAATCGTTTTCCGCAGGATACCACTGTGATCAACGGCAAATATGTGAGCGGGTTTTTCCCTAGCAACAATGATACGGTATTCATTGGGCTTTCCAAGGATCGCAAGCTGATCGGCGGTAAATTCAATCAACAGTCGGAGCTCGATAAGCTGGGACCGCTGATGGGCTCTACCTTCGTTCCTACCTTGCTGAAAAACGGGAACAAACAGATCATTCCCGTTCGCTGGCAAACTTCGCCAGGACGCGCGTCAAGAACCATCGTTGGCAGTTACAAGAATGACCAACTGCTGTTCCTGGTCACAGACGGATATGACGAGAGCGGCAATTCCGGGGCCACCTTGGCAGAGTTGCAGGATAAGCTGCTTCAGTTGGGAGTCAAAGATGCTTATAATCTGGATGGAGGCGGGTCTTCTACGCTTGTTTTTGACGGAAATGTCATCAATCACCCTTCCGACGGCAGGCTGAGGCCCTTGGCGACTCATTTTCTATTTTTCAAATGA
- a CDS encoding AbrB/MazE/SpoVT family DNA-binding domain-containing protein has product MKPAGVVRKVDQLGRIVLPKSLRKRYLMNEGDPVEILVQGDHIILERYRPKCVFCGNMDQVSDFKERHICGTCLGEMNELKAKV; this is encoded by the coding sequence ATGAAGCCAGCAGGTGTTGTGCGTAAGGTTGATCAGCTTGGGCGTATTGTACTTCCTAAATCCCTTCGCAAGCGTTATTTAATGAACGAAGGAGATCCTGTTGAAATTTTGGTGCAGGGGGATCATATTATCCTCGAAAGATACAGACCGAAGTGTGTGTTTTGCGGAAATATGGATCAGGTCAGTGATTTCAAGGAACGCCATATTTGTGGAACTTGTCTCGGGGAAATGAACGAATTGAAGGCGAAGGTATAA
- the trmL gene encoding tRNA (uridine(34)/cytosine(34)/5-carboxymethylaminomethyluridine(34)-2'-O)-methyltransferase TrmL yields the protein MAFHIVLVEPEIPANTGNISRTCAATGTHLHLVRPLGFDTDDRTLKRAGLDYWHSVKLDYYDSFAEVQALYAGHRFFLASTKATKRYSDFTFQDGDFFVFGKETQGLPEELLRANPDTLLRLPMSDAVRSLNLSNSVAILLYEGLRQTDFKGLT from the coding sequence ATGGCCTTTCATATTGTTTTAGTTGAACCAGAGATTCCGGCGAATACGGGGAATATCTCCAGGACGTGTGCGGCAACAGGAACGCATTTGCATTTGGTCCGACCGCTTGGATTTGATACGGATGACAGGACGCTTAAGCGGGCTGGTCTGGATTATTGGCATTCCGTCAAGCTGGATTATTATGATTCATTCGCGGAAGTGCAGGCGCTATATGCGGGTCACCGTTTTTTCCTTGCGTCTACCAAGGCGACAAAACGATATTCGGATTTCACTTTTCAAGATGGTGATTTCTTTGTATTTGGCAAGGAGACCCAAGGATTGCCTGAAGAGCTGCTCCGGGCTAATCCGGATACGCTGCTAAGGCTGCCGATGTCCGATGCCGTGAGGTCGCTGAATTTATCCAACTCAGTAGCGATTTTATTGTATGAAGGATTGCGGCAAACAGACTTTAAGGGACTTACCTAA
- a CDS encoding sn-glycerol-1-phosphate dehydrogenase has product MAEQKIQSVLDPWVNTSFTCRCGKRHEVTVKKIVLERDALEAVPGYLQEAGYRHVTLVADSRTYEAAGAQLRGLLETAQLEVSLSVVKDNALGEVAADEEAIVQVLLDTPLSSQALLAVGAGTVHDIVRFVSHRTGRTFLSVPTAPSVDGFASVGAPIIVRGFKQTIPASAPEAIFADLGVLAAAPQAMAAAGFGDMLGKHTSLADWALGRLLLGEHYCELCARLTREAVELCTANLQEIAQRSELGMRKLMEGLILSGLSMLIVGHSRPASGAEHHLSHYWEMVLLQQRRGALLHGAKVGVAAVLMAHEYRTLLDLSSEEVQQRAASAPSRQEDAERIRRAYGAMAEQVIAENAPAMVPLDAQAFRAHLVEAWGEVKAIAHSVPSPAQLTAWLEAVQGPTTPAELGVEPELVQLSLDDALFVRNRFTVLRLKRWLH; this is encoded by the coding sequence ATGGCTGAGCAAAAGATCCAATCCGTACTCGATCCTTGGGTGAATACCAGCTTTACCTGCAGGTGCGGCAAGCGGCATGAGGTTACGGTGAAGAAAATCGTCCTGGAGCGGGACGCACTGGAAGCTGTGCCCGGCTATCTGCAGGAAGCCGGGTATCGGCACGTGACGCTGGTTGCGGACTCCAGGACGTATGAAGCGGCAGGTGCCCAGCTGCGCGGACTGCTGGAAACCGCGCAGCTGGAGGTTTCGCTCAGCGTCGTCAAGGACAACGCGCTGGGCGAGGTTGCCGCCGACGAAGAGGCAATCGTGCAGGTGCTGCTCGATACACCGCTTTCGTCGCAAGCCCTGCTCGCCGTGGGCGCGGGTACCGTCCACGACATCGTGCGTTTCGTCAGCCACCGCACGGGGCGGACGTTCTTGTCGGTGCCGACGGCGCCCTCGGTCGATGGCTTCGCCTCGGTCGGCGCGCCGATCATCGTCCGCGGGTTCAAGCAGACGATCCCGGCCTCCGCGCCGGAGGCGATCTTCGCCGACCTCGGCGTGCTCGCGGCGGCGCCGCAGGCGATGGCGGCGGCCGGCTTCGGCGACATGCTCGGCAAGCATACGTCGCTTGCCGATTGGGCGCTCGGCCGCCTGCTGCTGGGCGAGCACTACTGCGAGCTGTGCGCGCGCTTAACCCGGGAGGCCGTGGAGCTGTGCACGGCCAATCTGCAAGAGATCGCGCAACGCAGCGAGCTCGGCATGCGCAAGCTCATGGAAGGCCTGATCCTCTCCGGCCTTTCCATGCTCATAGTCGGCCACTCCCGGCCGGCCTCAGGGGCAGAGCACCATCTCTCCCATTACTGGGAGATGGTGTTGCTCCAGCAGCGCCGCGGTGCGCTGCTGCATGGCGCCAAGGTCGGCGTGGCCGCCGTCCTGATGGCGCACGAGTACCGTACGCTGCTGGACCTCTCCTCGGAGGAGGTCCAACAGCGGGCGGCCAGTGCCCCCAGCCGGCAGGAGGATGCGGAGCGCATCCGACGTGCCTATGGGGCCATGGCCGAGCAGGTCATCGCCGAGAATGCGCCGGCGATGGTCCCTTTGGATGCGCAGGCTTTCCGCGCGCATCTCGTGGAGGCATGGGGCGAGGTGAAAGCCATCGCCCATTCGGTTCCCTCTCCAGCGCAGCTCACTGCATGGCTGGAGGCGGTTCAAGGTCCGACCACACCTGCGGAGCTGGGTGTGGAGCCAGAGCTGGTGCAGCTGTCGCTGGACGATGCGCTTTTTGTGAGGAACCGGTTCACGGTTCTTCGATTGAAGCGCTGGCTGCACTAG
- a CDS encoding NAD(P)/FAD-dependent oxidoreductase: MAKIWDSLIVGGGIAGLQAAIQLGRYGDHVIVIDSGYGRSTLCRSYHNILGWPDGVSGEELRSKGRKQAESFGVEFVLDEIVEARNCSFVNAGENVSAIANFNTSSDANPDPDSNIGSYPTGAKQGRFELVGKSGERYWGQTLLLATGLLDRFPNLPGLVPCFGMTVYVCPDCDGFEIKDKSTIIMGAGDVGAEMALLLADSASEMVYVNHERKQVKAEALEKLKHKGINHVQEEIAEVLSDGNGKFEGVKLVNGKILDGERGFIAFGGNHVKSELAKQLGVERLENRHLLADPRTKMTNVRHVWAAGDVGVHAEQVTIAMGEGTQAAVWMHKALVKSQAAF; the protein is encoded by the coding sequence ATGGCGAAAATATGGGACAGCCTTATTGTAGGCGGTGGAATAGCAGGACTTCAAGCGGCCATACAGCTGGGAAGATACGGGGATCATGTAATCGTAATTGACTCTGGCTATGGCCGTTCAACATTGTGCAGGAGCTATCACAATATACTTGGATGGCCCGATGGTGTTAGTGGAGAAGAGTTGAGGTCCAAGGGCAGAAAGCAAGCTGAGTCATTTGGTGTTGAATTTGTTTTGGATGAAATTGTTGAGGCAAGAAACTGTTCGTTTGTGAATGCAGGTGAAAATGTAAGTGCAATTGCCAATTTTAATACCAGTTCCGATGCCAATCCCGATCCCGATTCGAATATAGGCTCTTATCCAACTGGTGCGAAACAGGGGAGGTTTGAGTTAGTAGGTAAATCCGGAGAACGTTATTGGGGGCAAACACTCCTGTTGGCTACTGGCTTGCTGGATCGGTTTCCTAATCTGCCTGGACTTGTGCCATGCTTTGGGATGACTGTTTATGTTTGTCCTGATTGTGACGGGTTTGAGATCAAAGATAAATCGACAATAATTATGGGTGCAGGGGATGTGGGAGCTGAAATGGCGCTGCTCTTGGCAGACTCGGCAAGCGAAATGGTGTATGTGAATCATGAACGAAAACAAGTGAAGGCTGAGGCACTAGAGAAGCTGAAACATAAAGGGATTAATCATGTGCAGGAAGAAATTGCCGAGGTGCTGTCGGATGGAAATGGCAAATTTGAAGGGGTAAAGCTGGTTAATGGTAAGATATTAGACGGCGAGCGCGGTTTTATTGCTTTTGGAGGGAACCATGTCAAGTCTGAATTGGCGAAGCAGCTGGGGGTGGAGCGTTTGGAAAATCGGCACCTGCTTGCTGACCCCCGGACCAAGATGACCAATGTTCGCCATGTTTGGGCGGCCGGGGATGTCGGTGTTCATGCCGAGCAGGTGACCATAGCTATGGGTGAGGGCACTCAAGCTGCCGTTTGGATGCACAAAGCACTGGTAAAGAGCCAAGCGGCGTTTTGA
- a CDS encoding DUF2161 family putative PD-(D/E)XK-type phosphodiesterase, with the protein MAIRSETELYAPVKSFFEQKGYVVRGEVKHCDLVAIRGDEPPVIVELKKSFTIPLLVQGLERLKLCERVYVAFELPHKGKAPHRLGWEDIRRLGRRLGLGIITVQFFQRKQPVVDIVCDPTPYIPRSNKRAALSMLNEFHERSGDYNIGGSSQRKLMTAYREKALHCVYLIHQKGQLSPKRLREFTGNAVVSGLLQKNYYNWFVRKSRGLYDITPQGIAALTEFEHVIFNLPIDQTQPIELQK; encoded by the coding sequence ATGGCCATTCGCAGTGAAACCGAGCTGTATGCTCCGGTCAAAAGCTTTTTTGAACAGAAAGGTTATGTGGTCCGCGGCGAAGTAAAGCATTGCGATCTCGTGGCAATACGTGGTGATGAACCTCCTGTGATCGTTGAACTGAAAAAAAGCTTTACAATCCCGCTGCTAGTGCAGGGTCTCGAGCGCTTAAAGCTGTGTGAGCGAGTGTATGTTGCTTTTGAGCTGCCTCATAAAGGGAAAGCCCCCCATCGTCTCGGATGGGAGGATATTCGCCGATTGGGAAGAAGACTCGGGCTTGGTATAATCACCGTGCAATTTTTTCAACGGAAACAGCCTGTTGTTGACATTGTTTGCGACCCGACGCCTTATATCCCTCGCTCTAACAAGAGGGCTGCGCTAAGCATGTTGAACGAATTCCATGAACGCAGCGGTGATTATAATATCGGCGGAAGCTCGCAGCGAAAGCTGATGACAGCCTATCGTGAAAAAGCGCTCCACTGCGTGTATCTGATCCACCAGAAGGGTCAGCTGAGTCCCAAAAGACTTCGCGAATTTACCGGCAATGCAGTGGTCAGCGGGCTATTGCAAAAAAACTATTACAACTGGTTCGTTCGCAAGAGCCGCGGCCTGTATGATATAACCCCGCAAGGTATCGCAGCATTAACGGAATTTGAGCATGTTATTTTTAATCTCCCTATCGATCAAACGCAGCCTATTGAACTGCAGAAATGA
- the thpR gene encoding RNA 2',3'-cyclic phosphodiesterase: MQSYSSSTYRIFVGIALPDDLQGHLQDWVAEARTALPFQKWTHPQDVHVTLQFLGDSSPEAALALSADLRQLAQDAAALQLRVAGLGTFGAPAAPNVLWAGLAGDLDVLSALQAQVERVSARHGFQAEARAYRPHLTLARRARGPVTRAALDAAALTMGVEAEWLVQDIVLYRSHMGRKPAYEPLGVHPLGEAGARA, translated from the coding sequence ATGCAGTCTTATTCCAGCTCGACTTACAGGATCTTTGTCGGCATTGCCCTGCCTGATGATCTGCAGGGCCATCTTCAAGACTGGGTGGCCGAGGCTCGCACGGCCCTGCCGTTTCAAAAGTGGACGCATCCGCAGGACGTCCACGTGACCTTGCAGTTCCTCGGCGACTCCTCGCCCGAGGCTGCACTTGCGCTCAGCGCCGACCTGCGCCAGCTCGCTCAAGACGCGGCGGCGCTGCAGCTGCGCGTCGCCGGGCTTGGCACATTCGGCGCACCTGCGGCGCCGAATGTGCTCTGGGCGGGCCTCGCCGGCGACCTGGACGTGCTGAGCGCGCTCCAGGCCCAGGTCGAACGCGTCAGCGCCCGCCACGGGTTTCAGGCCGAAGCGCGAGCTTATCGGCCGCACTTGACCTTGGCCCGCCGTGCACGCGGGCCTGTGACTCGCGCCGCGCTGGATGCGGCGGCGCTGACCATGGGCGTCGAGGCCGAGTGGCTCGTACAGGACATCGTCCTGTACAGGAGCCACATGGGCCGGAAGCCGGCGTACGAGCCGCTAGGCGTGCACCCGCTGGGAGAGGCGGGGGCACGCGCGTGA